A region from the Mycobacterium heidelbergense genome encodes:
- a CDS encoding LLM class F420-dependent oxidoreductase, translating to MRFGLFIPQGWRMDLVDIEPEQHWAVMRDLATYADGGAWDSLWVYDHFHTVPMPTGEATHEAWSLMAAYAATTSRIKLGQMCTAMSYRNPVYLAKVAATADIISGGRIQMGIGGGWYEHEWRAYGYGFPSAAVRLARLDEGVQIMRDAWRDGKVSFDGKHYQVDGAIVAPKPLQDKGIPLWIAGGGEKVTLRIAAKYAQYTNFTSEPTAFAHKSEVLARHCRDVGTDFDAIVRSSNFTAIVGASDADVKDRLQRVRDRMVRYVPEAVADSMIAGGSGSDSATGTPQQVIERMAKLRDLGCEYAICYFPEAAYDRSGIELFEREVIPALS from the coding sequence ATGCGCTTTGGCCTCTTCATCCCGCAGGGCTGGCGGATGGATCTCGTCGACATCGAACCGGAGCAACACTGGGCGGTGATGCGCGACCTGGCCACCTACGCCGACGGCGGCGCGTGGGACTCGCTGTGGGTCTACGACCACTTCCACACCGTCCCGATGCCGACGGGCGAAGCCACCCACGAGGCGTGGTCGCTGATGGCCGCATACGCGGCGACCACGTCGCGGATCAAGCTCGGCCAGATGTGCACAGCGATGAGCTACCGCAATCCCGTCTACCTGGCCAAGGTCGCGGCCACCGCCGACATCATCTCGGGCGGCCGGATTCAGATGGGCATCGGGGGCGGCTGGTACGAACATGAGTGGCGCGCTTACGGTTACGGGTTTCCGTCGGCAGCGGTGCGGTTGGCGCGGCTGGACGAGGGCGTGCAGATCATGCGTGACGCCTGGCGCGACGGCAAAGTCAGCTTCGACGGCAAGCACTATCAGGTCGACGGCGCGATCGTCGCACCGAAGCCGTTACAGGACAAGGGGATTCCGCTGTGGATCGCCGGCGGCGGTGAAAAGGTGACGTTGCGCATCGCCGCGAAATACGCGCAATACACCAACTTCACATCGGAGCCCACGGCATTCGCGCACAAGTCGGAGGTGCTGGCGCGGCACTGTCGCGACGTGGGAACCGACTTCGACGCCATCGTGCGCTCGTCGAATTTCACCGCGATCGTTGGCGCGTCGGACGCCGACGTCAAGGACCGGCTGCAACGGGTGCGTGACCGCATGGTCCGCTATGTGCCTGAGGCCGTGGCCGATTCGATGATCGCCGGGGGCAGCGGGTCGGACTCGGCGACGGGCACGCCCCAACAGGTGATCGAGCGGATGGCCAAGCTGCGCGATCTCGGCTGCGAGTACGCGATCTGCTACTTCCCGGAGGCCGCCTACGACCGCTCCGGCATCGAGTTGTTCGAACGCGAAGTGATCCCCGCTTTGAGCTAG
- a CDS encoding type II toxin-antitoxin system Phd/YefM family antitoxin produces the protein MAVAASRELRNDTAGLLRRVQAGEDITVTVNGKAVALLTALQPTRCRWLGRDELLRRLDRAQADPALRQELAELAGDTTDDLGPLP, from the coding sequence ATGGCTGTAGCGGCTTCCCGAGAACTGCGCAATGACACCGCCGGGCTACTACGGCGCGTCCAGGCGGGCGAAGACATCACCGTCACCGTCAACGGCAAGGCGGTCGCCCTTCTCACCGCTCTGCAGCCGACCCGGTGCAGATGGCTAGGCCGAGACGAACTGCTACGGAGGCTTGACCGCGCGCAAGCGGATCCTGCGTTGCGTCAGGAACTCGCTGAGCTGGCAGGCGACACCACCGACGACCTTGGGCCGCTTCCGTGA
- a CDS encoding TetR/AcrR family transcriptional regulator, whose amino-acid sequence MSRPRSDTRQRIQEVARDLFLQQGVQRTSLQDIADKLGITKPALYYHFASREELVRSILVPLIDEGEQFIDDQESRGDTDARELLEGYFDFHYRHRHDLMLVLAEIAMLADLGLIDKVLAWRDRLGKLVFGPRPTLEQSTRAVVAFGGLQDCCLQFPDTPYDVLRATSVKAALDALGV is encoded by the coding sequence GTGAGCCGGCCCCGGTCAGACACCCGACAGCGCATCCAAGAGGTCGCTCGGGACCTGTTTCTGCAGCAGGGCGTGCAGCGCACCAGCCTCCAGGACATCGCGGACAAACTGGGGATCACCAAACCCGCGCTGTACTACCACTTCGCCTCGCGGGAAGAATTGGTGCGCAGCATCCTGGTGCCGTTGATCGACGAGGGTGAGCAGTTCATCGACGACCAGGAAAGCCGCGGCGACACCGATGCCCGCGAATTGCTCGAGGGCTATTTCGATTTCCACTACCGGCACCGGCACGACCTGATGTTGGTGCTGGCCGAAATTGCGATGCTGGCCGACCTTGGCCTCATCGACAAGGTGCTGGCCTGGCGTGACCGGCTCGGCAAGCTGGTGTTCGGCCCGCGGCCGACGCTGGAGCAATCCACCCGCGCGGTCGTCGCGTTCGGCGGCCTGCAGGACTGCTGCCTGCAATTCCCCGACACCCCCTACGACGTGTTGCGCGCGACCTCGGTAAAGGCCGCGCTCGACGCGCTGGGTGTGTGA
- a CDS encoding type II toxin-antitoxin system VapC family toxin, producing the protein MTSTGVLDTSVFIAQESGRRLNASRFPDEVATTVVTVAELNLGVLAAASSDVRAQRLATLDAIADIFAFPVDDVAARMWARLRIHLAETGHRVRINDLWIAAIAASRGLPVVTQDADFDALDGVAGLIIVRV; encoded by the coding sequence GTGACCTCCACCGGCGTGCTCGACACATCAGTATTCATCGCACAGGAAAGCGGTCGCCGCCTCAATGCATCACGGTTTCCTGACGAAGTGGCGACCACCGTGGTCACAGTGGCCGAACTCAACCTTGGCGTACTCGCAGCCGCCTCGTCGGACGTTCGTGCGCAACGACTGGCAACCCTGGACGCGATTGCCGACATATTCGCATTTCCGGTCGATGACGTCGCAGCGCGTATGTGGGCGCGACTTCGAATCCACCTGGCAGAGACCGGCCACCGAGTCCGCATCAATGACCTTTGGATCGCGGCCATCGCGGCTTCTCGGGGACTGCCGGTGGTTACGCAAGACGCTGACTTCGATGCGCTCGACGGAGTCGCCGGTTTGATCATTGTGCGCGTCTAA